In Endozoicomonas sp. GU-1, one DNA window encodes the following:
- the apbC gene encoding iron-sulfur cluster carrier protein ApbC produces the protein MNPSRADIEAAIRSYQDPYLKNNLLDAGCLEALNIDHGNVSASLVLGYPAEGLCHGVAQMLASKIEDVDGVASVDVSVNWQVDPAPVQGELETMAGVKNIIAVASGKGGVGKSTTAANLALALAAEGARVGILDADIYGPSMGQMFGIADGTRPDVKNEKFFVPIEAHGIQVMSMAFLVTEDTPVVWRGPMVSGALIQLLTQTMWHDLDYLVIDLPPGTGDIQLTLAQKIPVSGSVVVTTPQDLALIDAQKGVELFRKVGVPVLGVVENMAVHICSNCGHTEHLFGEGGGSRIAEQFAIDLLGSLPLSMMIREQADQGAPTVVSEPESQIAMIYRDMARHMTAKLWLRHQQAPAVPSLSVVDD, from the coding sequence ATGAATCCAAGCCGAGCCGATATTGAAGCGGCGATCCGCAGCTATCAGGATCCTTACCTGAAAAACAATTTGCTGGATGCTGGCTGTCTTGAAGCCCTGAACATTGACCATGGCAACGTCAGCGCTTCACTGGTGCTGGGGTACCCGGCCGAAGGCCTGTGTCATGGGGTGGCCCAGATGCTGGCCAGTAAAATCGAAGATGTTGATGGTGTGGCGTCGGTGGATGTTTCGGTCAACTGGCAAGTGGATCCGGCACCGGTTCAGGGTGAGCTGGAAACCATGGCCGGTGTGAAGAACATCATTGCCGTGGCTTCCGGTAAAGGTGGGGTGGGTAAATCCACCACCGCAGCAAATCTGGCACTGGCACTGGCGGCAGAAGGTGCGCGGGTGGGCATTCTGGATGCCGATATCTATGGCCCGAGTATGGGACAGATGTTTGGTATTGCCGATGGCACCCGGCCGGATGTGAAGAATGAGAAATTTTTCGTGCCCATTGAGGCCCATGGTATCCAGGTGATGTCCATGGCGTTTCTCGTGACCGAAGATACCCCTGTGGTATGGCGTGGCCCCATGGTCAGTGGTGCCCTGATTCAGTTGCTGACTCAGACGATGTGGCATGATCTGGATTACCTGGTGATTGACCTGCCTCCGGGCACCGGTGACATTCAGTTAACCCTGGCACAGAAAATTCCGGTTTCCGGCAGTGTGGTGGTGACAACACCTCAGGATCTGGCGCTGATTGATGCCCAAAAAGGTGTGGAGCTGTTCCGCAAGGTCGGTGTGCCTGTTCTGGGCGTGGTGGAAAATATGGCGGTGCATATCTGCTCAAACTGTGGCCATACCGAGCATCTGTTTGGTGAAGGTGGGGGAAGCCGTATCGCTGAGCAGTTTGCAATCGACCTTTTGGGCTCCCTGCCACTTTCCATGATGATTCGTGAACAGGCAGACCAGGGCGCGCCTACGGTTGTTTCTGAACCGGAATCACAGATCGCCATGATCTACCGGGATATGGCCAGGCACATGACGGCAAAACTGTGGTTACGTCATCAGCAGGCCCCGGCCGTGCCATCCCTGTCAGTGGTGGATGACTAA
- a CDS encoding sporulation protein: MSLLKKAMASLSIGAAKVDAVLEQPELIPGKRVDFTIRVNGGAAEQQIDNIYLNICCQYFAELEKRKGGDEGTVTEKVKQTCSLSQWSLPETFIIAPGEERIFNASFILPYNTPITLGEGKVWLETGLDIQFAIDPSDTDLLVVRPDALLAGLFDGLTNAGLQLRQAECEAASGFALPFVQEFEFIPVSGKFLGRWRELEIVAWRDEQQLKLWFEVDRQQRGLQGMLSGLLGRGELHRHLEISVEIMPEALAEQVIAFLDQTM, from the coding sequence ATGTCACTACTGAAAAAAGCAATGGCGTCGTTGTCGATAGGTGCCGCCAAAGTGGATGCCGTGCTCGAGCAGCCAGAGTTGATTCCGGGTAAACGGGTGGATTTCACCATTCGGGTTAACGGGGGTGCCGCTGAACAACAGATTGATAACATCTATCTGAATATCTGCTGCCAATATTTTGCCGAGCTGGAAAAGCGTAAGGGCGGTGATGAAGGAACCGTGACTGAAAAGGTAAAACAGACCTGCTCTTTGAGCCAGTGGTCACTACCGGAAACCTTTATCATTGCTCCGGGTGAAGAACGAATATTCAATGCCAGTTTTATTTTGCCCTATAACACACCCATTACCCTGGGCGAGGGTAAGGTATGGCTGGAAACCGGGCTGGATATCCAGTTTGCCATAGATCCTTCGGATACTGACTTGCTGGTAGTAAGGCCGGATGCATTGCTGGCCGGTCTGTTTGATGGACTCACCAACGCCGGTTTGCAGTTGCGCCAGGCGGAGTGTGAAGCCGCCAGTGGCTTTGCGCTGCCGTTTGTTCAGGAGTTTGAATTTATCCCGGTCTCCGGGAAGTTTCTTGGCCGCTGGCGGGAGCTGGAAATTGTTGCCTGGCGCGATGAGCAACAGCTTAAACTCTGGTTTGAAGTCGATCGTCAGCAACGGGGTTTGCAGGGTATGTTATCCGGGCTGCTGGGTAGAGGTGAGTTGCATCGACACCTGGAAATATCGGTGGAGATAATGCCGGAAGCACTGGCTGAACAGGTGATTGCGTTTCTTGATCAGACCATGTGA
- a CDS encoding response regulator codes for MRASHRIFVVDDDDGIRQLLAEYLTKHGFAVETSPDGESFLERFQSLSVEETRNALVVLDIMMPGIDGFDVCRQLRTFTKVPVIMLTAVSDEMDRIVGLEIGADDYLAKPFNPRELLARIKAIFRRSEQTAEAPPPSRFCCFHGLCLDMVTRSLSDVEGEPLPLSGADYNLLMLFVNNAGRVLSREYIAGETRKRGSDPLDRFIDVHISRLRQCLGDDARSPAIIKTVRGAGYLMATEVRFSHDAAVPVLS; via the coding sequence ATGAGGGCATCGCACCGGATTTTTGTGGTGGATGATGATGATGGCATTCGGCAGTTACTGGCTGAATACCTGACAAAGCATGGTTTTGCTGTAGAAACATCACCGGATGGTGAGTCTTTTCTGGAACGGTTCCAATCACTGTCCGTGGAAGAAACCCGGAATGCGCTGGTGGTGCTGGATATCATGATGCCGGGTATCGATGGCTTTGATGTCTGTCGGCAGTTGAGAACCTTTACCAAAGTCCCTGTGATCATGCTCACTGCCGTATCCGATGAAATGGACCGTATTGTTGGTCTGGAAATCGGGGCAGACGATTACCTTGCCAAACCCTTTAACCCGAGGGAGCTACTGGCTCGAATTAAAGCCATTTTCCGGCGCAGTGAGCAGACCGCTGAGGCACCGCCGCCTTCACGGTTTTGCTGTTTTCATGGCCTTTGCCTGGATATGGTTACCCGGTCATTGTCTGATGTGGAAGGGGAACCCCTGCCGCTTTCTGGTGCTGACTACAACTTGTTGATGCTCTTTGTGAACAATGCCGGCAGGGTGTTGAGTCGTGAGTATATTGCGGGCGAAACCCGCAAGCGCGGTTCAGATCCACTTGACCGTTTTATTGATGTCCATATCAGCCGACTCCGCCAGTGTCTGGGCGATGATGCCAGGTCACCGGCGATCATCAAAACCGTGCGAGGTGCCGGATACCTGATGGCAACCGAGGTTCGATTTTCCCATGATGCTGCCGTGCCTGTTCTTTCGTGA
- the ald gene encoding alanine dehydrogenase codes for MRIGIPKEIKNHEYRVGLTPAAVKELVHNGHEVFVEDQAGNGVGFFNEDYLASGAKILDTAEAVFQAAELIVKVKEPQAVERTRLQPHHTLFTYLHLAPDVPQTTDLINSGATCIAYETVTDARGRLPLLAPMSEVAGRMSIQAGARCLEKSMAGRGMLLGGVPGVEPAKVVIIGAGVVGQNATAMAVGMGAEVVVLDRSVDALRWLDAQYGNRIRTVYSTSQSIEQHVLSADLVIGSVLLPGAAAPKLITHELVSRMKSGSVIVDVAIDQGGCAETSVATTHAEPTFIVDEVVHYCVANMPGAVARTSTLALNNATLPYVLQIANKGTRKALEDNPHLLAGLNVCRGVVTCESVAQAQNLPYKPAALVLTEI; via the coding sequence ATGCGGATAGGTATTCCCAAGGAAATCAAGAATCACGAGTACCGCGTAGGCCTGACCCCGGCTGCTGTTAAAGAGCTTGTTCACAACGGACACGAGGTGTTTGTTGAAGACCAGGCCGGTAATGGCGTCGGTTTCTTCAATGAGGACTATCTGGCCTCAGGTGCCAAAATCCTGGACACGGCGGAAGCGGTTTTTCAGGCAGCTGAGCTTATCGTGAAAGTAAAAGAGCCCCAGGCTGTTGAGCGCACCAGACTGCAACCCCACCACACACTGTTCACCTATCTGCACCTGGCACCAGATGTGCCTCAGACCACAGACCTGATCAATTCCGGGGCAACCTGTATCGCTTACGAAACCGTAACCGATGCCCGGGGGCGTTTGCCACTCCTGGCCCCCATGTCTGAAGTGGCCGGGCGCATGTCTATCCAGGCCGGTGCACGATGTCTGGAAAAATCCATGGCCGGACGCGGTATGCTGCTTGGCGGGGTTCCCGGCGTTGAACCTGCCAAGGTGGTCATTATCGGTGCCGGGGTTGTTGGCCAGAATGCCACGGCGATGGCAGTCGGCATGGGTGCCGAGGTGGTGGTACTTGACCGTTCAGTGGATGCCCTGCGCTGGCTGGATGCCCAATATGGCAACCGTATTCGTACCGTTTACTCCACCTCCCAGTCTATTGAGCAGCATGTGCTCTCCGCTGACCTGGTCATTGGCAGTGTCCTGCTGCCCGGAGCAGCAGCGCCCAAGCTCATCACCCATGAGCTGGTTAGCAGGATGAAATCAGGCTCTGTTATTGTCGATGTAGCCATTGATCAGGGTGGCTGCGCAGAAACTTCCGTGGCGACTACCCATGCCGAACCGACCTTTATCGTTGATGAAGTGGTGCATTACTGCGTTGCCAACATGCCCGGGGCGGTCGCCCGTACTTCTACCCTGGCCCTGAACAATGCAACACTGCCTTATGTTCTTCAGATTGCCAACAAAGGGACTCGCAAGGCTCTGGAAGATAATCCTCACCTGTTGGCAGGCCTGAATGTTTGCCGGGGTGTTGTTACCTGTGAAAGCGTTGCCCAGGCACAAAATCTGCCTTACAAACCAGCAGCCCTGGTGCTGACTGAGATTTAA
- the mglA gene encoding galactose/methyl galactoside ABC transporter ATP-binding protein MglA — MDTSNHLINDSEWLLEMTDISKSFPGVKALDRVNLKVRPHSVHALMGENGAGKSTLLKCLFGIYEKDEGSIYFQGKPTEFTSSKEALTHGVSMVHQELNQVLQSSVMDNVWLGRYPKKHGFIDHKTMYDETKRIFDELDIDVDPKDKVADLSVSKRQMVEIAKAFSYNAKIVIMDEPTSSLSEKEVRHLFTIINKLKERGCGIVYISHKMEEIFSICDDITILRDGQWVTTRPLAGLDMDQIISLMVGRELTQRFPQRDHQPKEVILQVEHLTAKNQPSIQDVSFELRKGEILGIAGLVGARRTDVVETIFGIRDKSAGVIKLHGKTLDNKDAYQAIQNGFSLVTEERRATGIYATLDITFNALIANIEKYKQRFGLLSNQTMGADTQWVIDAMKVKTPGHKTHIGSLSGGNQQKVVIGRWLLTQPEILMLDEPTRGIDVGAKFEIYQLILDLAKKDKGIIMISSEMPELLGVTDRIMVMSNGRVAGIVNTRETTQHEILELAARYL, encoded by the coding sequence ATGGATACCAGCAACCATTTGATTAACGACAGTGAATGGCTTCTGGAAATGACCGACATCAGCAAATCATTTCCCGGAGTAAAAGCCCTGGACCGGGTTAATCTAAAAGTGCGTCCTCACTCCGTCCATGCCCTGATGGGGGAAAATGGTGCCGGTAAATCAACACTCTTAAAATGTCTTTTCGGTATTTATGAAAAAGACGAAGGCAGTATTTATTTTCAAGGCAAGCCCACAGAATTTACCTCATCAAAGGAAGCACTCACTCACGGTGTTTCCATGGTGCATCAGGAGCTGAACCAGGTATTGCAATCCAGCGTGATGGACAATGTCTGGTTGGGGCGTTACCCAAAAAAACATGGTTTTATTGATCACAAAACCATGTACGACGAAACCAAAAGGATCTTTGACGAGCTGGATATTGATGTTGATCCAAAAGATAAGGTGGCGGATCTGTCTGTTTCCAAACGACAGATGGTGGAAATTGCCAAGGCATTTTCCTACAACGCCAAAATTGTCATTATGGATGAACCGACTTCGTCCCTGTCAGAAAAAGAAGTCCGCCACCTGTTTACCATCATTAATAAATTAAAAGAGCGTGGCTGCGGTATTGTCTACATCTCCCATAAGATGGAAGAAATTTTTTCTATCTGCGACGACATTACCATACTTCGGGATGGTCAATGGGTGACTACCCGGCCACTGGCAGGTCTGGATATGGACCAGATCATCAGCCTGATGGTGGGGCGGGAACTGACCCAGCGATTCCCTCAGCGGGATCACCAGCCGAAAGAGGTGATCCTTCAGGTTGAGCATTTGACCGCCAAAAACCAGCCCTCCATACAGGATGTCAGCTTTGAACTCCGTAAAGGGGAAATTCTGGGTATCGCCGGTCTGGTGGGTGCCCGTCGTACCGATGTCGTGGAAACCATTTTTGGTATTCGCGATAAAAGCGCGGGCGTTATCAAGCTGCATGGAAAGACACTGGACAATAAGGATGCATACCAGGCCATCCAGAATGGCTTCTCTCTGGTCACCGAAGAGCGACGTGCGACGGGTATCTACGCCACACTTGATATCACCTTTAACGCTCTGATTGCCAATATTGAAAAGTACAAACAACGTTTTGGCTTATTAAGTAATCAGACCATGGGGGCGGATACTCAGTGGGTCATTGATGCCATGAAGGTAAAAACACCCGGTCATAAAACGCACATCGGCTCACTCTCCGGCGGTAACCAACAGAAAGTGGTCATTGGCCGCTGGCTTCTGACCCAACCGGAAATCCTGATGCTGGATGAACCGACCCGGGGGATTGATGTGGGTGCCAAGTTTGAAATCTATCAGCTGATTCTGGACCTGGCGAAAAAGGATAAAGGCATCATTATGATCTCATCAGAAATGCCTGAGTTGCTGGGTGTCACTGACCGCATCATGGTAATGAGTAATGGTCGGGTTGCCGGCATTGTCAATACCCGGGAAACCACGCAGCACGAAATTCTTGAACTGGCTGCACGCTATCTATAA
- a CDS encoding CBS domain-containing protein, with amino-acid sequence MNNDNPLVSMTAEQIMCQKVMTVPSDWSVDRLARFLTDKAISGAPVVNNAGQLIGVVSFSDIVRQAGSGLVDLARRDDDFYSTMIDDSLSPEDQRSFHDLVDQSVLVNDIMTPMVFEVSPDTPLIHVAEAMVKGRIHRVMVTRDRSLKGVISALDLLKVMTL; translated from the coding sequence ATGAATAATGACAACCCCTTAGTTAGCATGACGGCTGAACAAATCATGTGTCAGAAGGTGATGACTGTTCCCTCTGACTGGTCAGTGGATCGGCTGGCGCGCTTTTTGACGGATAAGGCCATTTCCGGTGCGCCGGTGGTGAATAATGCCGGACAGTTGATTGGCGTTGTGTCATTTTCCGATATTGTCCGGCAGGCAGGCAGTGGTCTGGTTGATCTGGCCAGGCGGGACGATGATTTTTACAGCACCATGATCGATGATTCACTGTCACCGGAAGATCAGCGCTCGTTTCATGATCTGGTGGATCAGTCCGTTCTGGTCAATGATATTATGACGCCGATGGTGTTTGAAGTGTCTCCGGATACACCGCTGATCCACGTCGCTGAAGCGATGGTTAAAGGGCGTATTCACCGGGTTATGGTCACCAGGGATCGCTCACTGAAGGGGGTAATCAGTGCGTTGGATTTGTTGAAGGTGATGACGCTTTAA
- a CDS encoding OmpA family protein produces MIRQLKITALLTAALLTTACGLKQTSSEMAASDYQSTNSIFDCDFGPFCAFTEKPPKAIYFDFGTSVLDMEDRKLLDTVAEHMGDSRRIELTGYTCKIGSNRANQNLSESRALAVKAYLMHKGIEEERITTSGKGKHSPATLNSKGSDRSQNRRVEMRIFR; encoded by the coding sequence ATGATAAGGCAACTCAAAATAACCGCCCTTCTGACAGCAGCCCTTCTGACAACAGCCTGCGGCTTAAAGCAAACCAGCAGTGAAATGGCCGCCAGTGATTACCAATCAACCAATAGCATTTTCGACTGTGATTTTGGCCCCTTCTGTGCTTTTACGGAAAAGCCGCCCAAGGCCATATATTTTGATTTTGGAACTTCGGTTCTTGATATGGAAGATCGCAAGTTACTGGATACGGTGGCAGAACACATGGGTGATTCCAGGCGTATCGAACTCACGGGCTATACCTGCAAAATTGGTTCAAACCGGGCAAACCAGAATCTTTCTGAGAGTCGGGCCCTCGCTGTAAAAGCGTACCTGATGCATAAAGGTATCGAAGAAGAGCGTATTACAACGTCGGGTAAAGGCAAACACAGCCCCGCTACCCTCAACAGCAAAGGAAGTGACCGTTCGCAGAATCGTCGGGTTGAGATGAGGATCTTTCGTTAA
- a CDS encoding NAD(P)H-dependent oxidoreductase, with amino-acid sequence MKTLVVFAHPVPESYNASILQVVSDELRAKSFEVHTLDLYQENFEPRMSTAERRTYKDRNNTATVENYVQQLQWAEALIMIYPTWWMGPPAILKGWLDRVWLPSVVADFGPDGVKPKLTNLKKILIITTQGASRWRMALIGNPPRKMMKLSLKAVTQCRDIDWLTLYRMDKIARPRLSQFLDRVRQKIKHF; translated from the coding sequence ATGAAAACACTGGTTGTCTTTGCCCACCCGGTTCCTGAGAGTTACAACGCCAGCATCTTGCAGGTGGTGTCTGATGAGCTGCGGGCAAAATCATTTGAGGTACACACGCTGGATCTCTATCAGGAAAATTTTGAGCCCAGAATGAGCACCGCCGAGCGAAGAACCTATAAGGACAGGAACAACACCGCTACCGTCGAGAACTATGTGCAACAACTGCAATGGGCTGAAGCCCTGATCATGATCTATCCCACCTGGTGGATGGGACCGCCAGCCATCCTGAAGGGCTGGCTGGATCGAGTCTGGCTTCCCTCGGTCGTGGCTGATTTTGGTCCGGATGGGGTAAAGCCAAAGCTAACCAACCTGAAGAAGATTCTGATCATTACCACCCAGGGCGCATCCCGCTGGCGGATGGCCCTGATCGGTAACCCACCCCGCAAAATGATGAAACTGAGCCTGAAGGCCGTCACCCAATGCAGGGATATTGACTGGCTGACCCTGTACCGCATGGATAAGATTGCCAGACCCCGGTTAAGCCAGTTTCTGGACAGAGTCCGCCAGAAAATCAAACACTTTTAG
- a CDS encoding methyltransferase domain-containing protein, with the protein MDNFFQQWRTYRTVVDQGYMGHNSIADHILRQIEPLSQGLDILDLGCGDAEVFFQLLPELTVNAYRGVDSSAAALEVLTRRFNGRDVAFQLDCQDMMDFLSSCDGQFDIILAGFCIHHLSFDDKKRCLEMAYRCLREHGVMFIYDVFLQPGESRQRYLTNYLAYMHSNWTAMSVQELEALSAHITDCDFPEEVQTFRQWSEDAGFKQVINLWEGEWHSHKLLQLNRG; encoded by the coding sequence ATGGACAATTTCTTCCAGCAGTGGCGTACCTATCGAACCGTTGTTGACCAGGGCTACATGGGGCACAACAGTATTGCTGACCATATCCTCAGACAGATAGAGCCGCTGTCGCAAGGTTTGGATATTCTTGATCTGGGCTGTGGCGATGCCGAGGTGTTTTTCCAGCTGCTACCGGAGCTGACGGTCAATGCGTATCGGGGCGTTGATAGTTCTGCTGCGGCTCTTGAGGTTTTGACCCGGCGTTTTAACGGCAGGGATGTGGCGTTCCAACTTGACTGTCAGGATATGATGGATTTTTTATCGTCCTGTGATGGTCAGTTTGACATTATTCTCGCCGGGTTTTGTATCCATCACCTGTCGTTTGATGACAAAAAACGGTGCCTGGAGATGGCTTATCGCTGTCTGCGAGAGCATGGGGTGATGTTTATCTACGATGTATTTTTACAGCCCGGCGAATCCAGGCAGCGATACCTTACAAATTATCTGGCTTATATGCATTCCAACTGGACAGCCATGTCAGTTCAGGAGTTGGAGGCATTGAGTGCTCATATCACGGACTGTGACTTTCCGGAAGAGGTGCAGACGTTTCGGCAATGGTCAGAAGACGCTGGTTTTAAACAGGTCATAAACCTGTGGGAAGGGGAATGGCATTCCCATAAGCTGCTTCAGCTTAACCGGGGGTGA
- the mglC gene encoding galactose/methyl galactoside ABC transporter permease MglC, which produces MSVASSLTAGKQLSVLRLVKEGGIYAVLLILLAVIIIQEPSFVSLRNLSNILTQSSVRIIIALGVASLIVTQGTNLSAGRQVGLAAVISATLLQALENVNKVFPELGPLPIPAVIMIVCAIGALIGLVNGLVVAYLKVTPFIATMGTMIIVYGVNSLYYDYVGASPVAGFASQFSEFTQGFIRLGDFRLSYITFYAVIAIIFSWVLWNKTVFGKNIFAIGGNPEAAKVSGVNVPLTLLKVYALSGVFYAFAGLLEAGRIGSATNNLGFLYELDAIAACVVGGVSFAGGVGSIMGVVTGVLIFTIINYGMTYIGINPYWQFIIKGGIIIFAVALDSMKYANKK; this is translated from the coding sequence ATGAGTGTTGCCAGCAGTCTGACGGCGGGAAAACAGCTGAGTGTTCTGCGCCTGGTAAAAGAAGGTGGTATCTATGCGGTGCTACTGATTCTTCTGGCGGTGATCATTATACAAGAACCGTCGTTTGTAAGTTTAAGAAACCTCAGCAATATCCTGACCCAGTCGTCGGTCAGAATTATTATCGCCCTGGGGGTTGCCAGTCTGATCGTTACCCAGGGAACCAACCTTTCTGCCGGTCGTCAGGTTGGTCTGGCAGCGGTCATCTCGGCAACCCTGTTGCAAGCCCTGGAAAATGTCAACAAAGTCTTCCCGGAGCTGGGGCCACTGCCGATCCCTGCCGTTATCATGATTGTCTGTGCCATTGGTGCATTGATTGGTCTGGTGAACGGGCTGGTGGTCGCCTACCTGAAAGTGACGCCGTTCATCGCCACCATGGGTACGATGATTATCGTCTATGGCGTGAACTCCCTCTACTATGACTATGTGGGCGCTTCGCCAGTGGCCGGTTTTGCCTCTCAGTTCTCCGAATTTACCCAGGGCTTTATCCGACTGGGTGACTTCCGGCTTTCCTACATCACCTTCTATGCGGTTATTGCCATTATTTTCAGCTGGGTACTGTGGAACAAAACCGTCTTTGGCAAAAACATCTTTGCCATCGGTGGTAACCCGGAGGCGGCCAAAGTCTCTGGTGTCAACGTACCACTTACCCTGCTGAAGGTGTATGCGCTTTCCGGTGTGTTTTATGCCTTTGCCGGTCTTCTGGAAGCTGGCCGTATCGGCTCTGCCACCAATAACCTGGGTTTTTTGTATGAACTGGATGCCATTGCCGCCTGTGTGGTTGGCGGAGTGTCTTTTGCCGGTGGCGTCGGCAGTATCATGGGCGTGGTCACCGGCGTATTGATCTTTACCATCATTAACTACGGTATGACTTATATCGGCATCAACCCTTACTGGCAGTTTATTATCAAGGGGGGGATTATTATCTTTGCCGTAGCTCTGGATTCCATGAAATACGCCAATAAAAAATAG
- the mglB gene encoding galactose/glucose ABC transporter substrate-binding protein MglB → MKKVTAMAAMMAAMTIGSAAQASTTLGVTVYKYDDNFMASVRRAIEAEAGKVDGVRLLMNDSQNDQSKQNDQVDVMLARGVDALAINLVDPAAAPVIIQKAKYDDVPIVFYNKEPTPEALASYKHAYYVGTDSKESGIIQGELIAEHWAKNSAWDLNGDGKIQYVLLKGEPGHPDAEARTSYVISTLNDRGYPTAELHMDTAMWDTAMAKDKVDAWISGPNADKIEVVIANNDAMAMGAIESLKAAGKSAIPVFGVDALTEALALIKGGQMQGTVLNDANNQAKAAFQLANNLANGKAAGEGTNWNIENKIVRVPYVGVDKDDL, encoded by the coding sequence ATGAAAAAAGTCACAGCAATGGCTGCCATGATGGCAGCGATGACCATTGGCAGTGCCGCTCAGGCCAGCACGACCCTGGGCGTTACCGTTTACAAATACGACGATAACTTTATGGCAAGCGTTCGCCGGGCTATCGAAGCAGAAGCCGGCAAGGTTGACGGTGTTCGACTGCTGATGAACGACTCGCAGAACGATCAGTCCAAGCAGAATGACCAGGTTGACGTTATGCTGGCCAGAGGGGTGGATGCGCTGGCGATAAATCTGGTGGATCCTGCCGCCGCTCCGGTCATCATTCAAAAAGCCAAGTACGACGATGTTCCCATTGTCTTCTACAATAAAGAGCCCACCCCTGAAGCCCTGGCCAGCTATAAGCATGCTTACTACGTTGGCACTGACTCCAAGGAATCAGGCATTATCCAGGGTGAACTGATTGCTGAGCACTGGGCCAAAAACTCAGCCTGGGATCTGAACGGTGATGGCAAGATCCAGTATGTATTACTGAAAGGTGAGCCCGGCCACCCGGACGCAGAAGCAAGAACGTCTTATGTCATTTCTACCCTGAATGACCGGGGCTACCCGACGGCAGAACTCCACATGGATACCGCCATGTGGGATACCGCCATGGCAAAAGACAAGGTTGATGCCTGGATCTCTGGCCCGAATGCCGACAAAATTGAAGTGGTTATCGCCAACAATGATGCCATGGCCATGGGCGCTATCGAGTCCCTGAAAGCCGCCGGTAAATCCGCCATTCCCGTGTTTGGCGTTGATGCCCTGACAGAAGCACTGGCACTGATTAAAGGCGGGCAGATGCAGGGAACCGTACTGAACGACGCCAATAACCAGGCCAAAGCCGCTTTTCAGTTAGCCAACAACCTGGCCAATGGCAAAGCTGCCGGTGAAGGCACCAACTGGAATATCGAAAATAAAATCGTTCGCGTACCTTACGTGGGTGTCGATAAAGACGACTTGTGA